A single Parabacteroides timonensis DNA region contains:
- a CDS encoding class I SAM-dependent methyltransferase has translation MKTYGDVNLIYTENTLPNILKWVSPNSKVLEFGPAMGYMTRYMKEILNCKVTCIELNVDMAKVASQYAEHMIVANLDNDDWSDHLDGTFDYIILGDVLEHLRNPSLIIKNCIQFLSPKGFILTSIPNIGHSSIILSLMDGDFEYQEYGLLDSSHIHFFTRKSINAMMNDCGLICIEENNNINPLPGNTEFYKFYITHISGIFSCLRKKDTAVYQFVQKWGFIEYTQGPRQLEGYKLSFKKSILVLLDDLNDYIGYRFNHKLSLPLFLKKLFR, from the coding sequence ATGAAAACCTATGGAGATGTTAATTTGATATATACAGAAAACACTTTACCTAATATTCTAAAGTGGGTTTCTCCAAATTCTAAAGTGTTAGAATTTGGACCGGCAATGGGATATATGACTCGATATATGAAAGAAATATTAAACTGTAAGGTGACATGTATCGAACTAAATGTTGATATGGCTAAAGTTGCAAGTCAATATGCTGAACATATGATAGTTGCTAATTTAGACAATGATGATTGGAGTGATCATTTAGATGGAACGTTTGATTATATTATATTGGGTGATGTTTTGGAGCATTTACGAAATCCCAGTCTGATAATAAAGAATTGTATACAATTTTTGTCTCCTAAAGGTTTTATTTTAACTTCTATTCCTAACATAGGGCATAGTTCAATAATATTGAGTTTAATGGATGGTGACTTTGAATATCAAGAGTATGGTCTTTTGGATAGTAGTCATATTCATTTTTTCACTCGGAAGAGTATTAATGCAATGATGAATGATTGTGGATTGATTTGTATTGAAGAGAATAATAATATTAATCCACTCCCTGGAAACACAGAATTTTACAAATTTTATATTACCCACATTTCTGGGATATTTTCTTGCCTCAGAAAAAAAGATACGGCTGTTTATCAGTTTGTCCAAAAATGGGGATTTATTGAATATACTCAAGGACCTAGGCAATTGGAAGGCTATAAATTGTCTTTTAAGAAGTCAATACTTGTTCTGTTAGATGATTTAAATGATTATATCGGTTATCGATTTAACCATAAATTATCATTACCTCTTTTTTTGAAGAAATTATTTAGATAG
- a CDS encoding O-fucosyltransferase family protein, whose amino-acid sequence MKSLTLVPIGGLANRFYAITSAIAFCRDHDITLRVIWFKDKGMGADFHSLFELSETVDKHKVEIVDAKWFHYLYDRPRKKNLWLPWIWQRILFKWRSYEKDITTTFNLSLLETALDQKNFYLVHCYEFYPISDFNILLLRKDIFYEVKRIRASFSGNNVVGIHIRRTDNINSVRKSPLELFIHSMDKEIELDPKVVFFVASDSLCEKQKLKNRYGEHILTYGEVVKRDNEKGIKEALIELYLLSKTDRIYGSASSSFSLLAAKLSGISVKILSTDNKYENDR is encoded by the coding sequence ATGAAATCTTTAACATTGGTTCCAATTGGAGGTTTAGCAAATCGTTTTTATGCAATAACATCTGCTATCGCTTTTTGCAGAGACCATGATATAACATTAAGAGTTATATGGTTTAAAGATAAAGGGATGGGCGCTGATTTTCATTCATTGTTTGAATTGTCTGAAACCGTTGATAAACACAAAGTTGAAATTGTTGATGCAAAATGGTTTCATTACTTATATGATAGACCTCGGAAGAAAAATTTGTGGCTTCCTTGGATATGGCAGCGAATTCTGTTTAAATGGCGAAGTTATGAAAAGGATATAACAACAACTTTTAATTTAAGTTTATTAGAGACTGCACTAGATCAAAAAAACTTTTATTTAGTTCATTGTTATGAATTTTATCCAATCTCTGACTTTAATATTCTTTTGTTGAGAAAAGATATTTTCTATGAGGTTAAAAGAATAAGAGCTTCTTTTAGTGGAAATAATGTCGTTGGGATCCATATAAGACGAACTGATAATATTAATTCGGTTAGAAAGAGTCCATTGGAGTTGTTTATTCATTCAATGGACAAAGAAATAGAGTTAGATCCTAAAGTGGTATTTTTTGTGGCTTCGGACTCTTTATGTGAGAAACAAAAATTAAAGAATAGATATGGAGAACATATTTTGACTTATGGAGAAGTAGTTAAAAGAGACAATGAAAAAGGAATTAAAGAGGCATTAATAGAATTATATTTGTTATCAAAAACAGATAGGATATATGGTTCAGCTTCAAGTTCTTTTTCTTTATTGGCAGCCAAGTTATCAGGGATAAGTGTAAAGATTCTTTCGACAGATAATAAATATGAGAATGATAGATGA